One window from the genome of Carcharodon carcharias isolate sCarCar2 chromosome 9, sCarCar2.pri, whole genome shotgun sequence encodes:
- the ppil1 gene encoding peptidyl-prolyl cis-trans isomerase-like 1 isoform X2, whose amino-acid sequence MGNLLLELYWKHAPKTCRNFAELTRRGYYNGTKFHRVISGFVIQGGDPTGTGRGGSSIYGKHFEDELHKDLKFTGAGILAMANAGPDTNGSQFFITLGPTPLLDGKHTIFGRVCHGLSVVKRIELVETNRDDRPTDDVIILKATVNVAH is encoded by the exons ATGGGAAACTTATTACTGGAGTTATATTGGAAGCATGCACCGAAAACGTGCAGGAACTTTGCTGAGTTGACTCGGAGGGGTTATTACAATGGTACAAAGTTCCATAGAGTCATCAGTGGCTTTGTGATTCAAGGCGGAGATCCAACTGGAACAG GTAGAGGGGGGTCATCTATTTATGGAAAACATTTTGAAGATGAATTACACAAAGATTTAAAATTCACAG GTGCAGGGATCCTTGCCATGGCGAATGCAGGCCCAGATACGAATGGCAGCCAGTTCTTTATAACTTTGGGACCCACACCACTGCTGGATGGAAAGCACACAATCTTTGGCCGTGTGTGCCATGGGTTGTCAGTAGTTAAGCGTATTGAACTGGTGGAAACTAATCGTGATGACCGACCTACAGATGATGTCATCATTTTGAAAGCCACAGTAAATGTAGCGCATTAA
- the ppil1 gene encoding peptidyl-prolyl cis-trans isomerase-like 1 isoform X1, with product MSGIPPDTWQPQNVTLETTMGNLLLELYWKHAPKTCRNFAELTRRGYYNGTKFHRVISGFVIQGGDPTGTGRGGSSIYGKHFEDELHKDLKFTGAGILAMANAGPDTNGSQFFITLGPTPLLDGKHTIFGRVCHGLSVVKRIELVETNRDDRPTDDVIILKATVNVAH from the exons ATGTCGGGGATTCCTCCGGACACTTGGCAACCCCAGAATGTTACACTGGAAACCAC CATGGGAAACTTATTACTGGAGTTATATTGGAAGCATGCACCGAAAACGTGCAGGAACTTTGCTGAGTTGACTCGGAGGGGTTATTACAATGGTACAAAGTTCCATAGAGTCATCAGTGGCTTTGTGATTCAAGGCGGAGATCCAACTGGAACAG GTAGAGGGGGGTCATCTATTTATGGAAAACATTTTGAAGATGAATTACACAAAGATTTAAAATTCACAG GTGCAGGGATCCTTGCCATGGCGAATGCAGGCCCAGATACGAATGGCAGCCAGTTCTTTATAACTTTGGGACCCACACCACTGCTGGATGGAAAGCACACAATCTTTGGCCGTGTGTGCCATGGGTTGTCAGTAGTTAAGCGTATTGAACTGGTGGAAACTAATCGTGATGACCGACCTACAGATGATGTCATCATTTTGAAAGCCACAGTAAATGTAGCGCATTAA